A single region of the Deefgea piscis genome encodes:
- a CDS encoding EAL and HDOD domain-containing protein: MTQEHAFIGRQPILNRQQQIIGYELLFRLNQEAVSAEFSSDMHAGTNVLVNTISNMGTDWLVGNKLAFINVAESMLESNFLELLQPQRVILEIVETTQPTEDLLNRLRDLRAQGFGIALDDFVLTPQTASMIEFSNYIKLDIQQLGMTQVPILSKELRRFPLLQVAEKVETKDEFTKCFDIGMDCFQGYYFAHPETLSAKVINPGYANILQLLNMLRNNAEIRDIENALKKDVALSFKLLRYINSAGFGLSCEIQSFRHAVTILGYQKLYRWLTLLLVTAGADTGTPPALLKTAVTRGRLVELLGSHLLDGQDKDNLFIVGMFSLLDVLLDMPMDKILETLILPETVTDALMEHTGIYGPFLELAEACEDPEMAEVPRLCEQLQITPEMLNRSHVQALNWVEELGV; encoded by the coding sequence ATGACGCAAGAACATGCATTTATTGGACGTCAACCTATATTGAATCGTCAGCAACAAATTATTGGCTATGAATTATTATTTCGCTTAAATCAAGAGGCTGTTTCTGCTGAGTTTTCAAGTGACATGCATGCAGGCACAAACGTATTGGTAAATACAATATCCAATATGGGTACAGATTGGCTAGTTGGTAATAAATTAGCATTTATTAACGTCGCAGAATCAATGCTTGAAAGTAATTTTTTAGAGTTATTACAGCCTCAGCGCGTAATTTTAGAAATTGTTGAAACCACACAACCCACTGAAGATTTATTAAATCGTTTGCGTGATTTACGTGCACAGGGATTTGGCATAGCGCTTGATGACTTTGTGCTGACACCTCAAACAGCTTCGATGATTGAATTTTCTAATTATATTAAATTAGATATTCAGCAATTAGGAATGACACAAGTTCCTATTTTATCGAAGGAATTACGCCGTTTCCCATTGCTTCAAGTTGCTGAAAAAGTTGAAACCAAAGACGAATTCACAAAGTGTTTTGATATAGGAATGGATTGTTTTCAAGGTTATTATTTTGCACATCCAGAAACTTTATCTGCAAAAGTAATTAATCCAGGTTACGCAAATATTTTGCAACTTCTAAATATGTTACGTAACAATGCAGAAATTAGAGATATCGAAAACGCACTTAAAAAAGACGTAGCACTTTCATTCAAACTTCTTCGTTACATCAACTCAGCTGGCTTTGGACTTTCTTGTGAAATTCAATCATTTCGCCATGCCGTAACTATATTAGGATATCAAAAACTATATCGCTGGCTTACGCTATTACTTGTTACAGCCGGCGCGGACACTGGTACACCTCCTGCTTTATTAAAAACTGCAGTTACGCGCGGTCGATTAGTCGAACTATTAGGTTCACACCTACTTGATGGACAGGATAAAGATAATTTATTTATCGTCGGTATGTTTTCTTTGCTTGATGTATTACTAGATATGCCAATGGATAAAATTTTAGAAACATTAATTTTACCTGAAACTGTAACTGATGCATTAATGGAACATACAGGCATCTATGGTCCATTTCTTGAACTTGCTGAGGCCTGTGAAGATCCCGAAATGGCAGAAGTACCAAGACTATGTGAGCAATTACAAATAACACCAGAAATGCTTAACCGATCTCATGTACAAGCTCTAAATTGGGTAGAGGAACTTGGAGTTTAA
- a CDS encoding chemotaxis protein CheA: MSVFGGMEDLLQDFLTESSELLSEVDNKLVELEKRPDDKALLNDIFRGFHTIKGGAGFLNVDSMVSLCHRTENLFDKLRNAELTLNPEIMDEILAATGVVREMFGEMSQGRQPAPADPALLKALDDVLEGKSSNASTVLESPAVTPSVLVSTESKPEHDWKNLYDVLLDEKEVATQVTSEPLSSDIEVNSVEHNEVLAPSAAILEPMQSLKPAAATSNARPQANSQQLATQETTIRIDTVRLDQVLNLSGEIGLTKNRLTTLRADIMSGKMDSITLKALDEAIGQLDLLVGDLQNAVMKTRMQPIGRLFQKYPRLARDLARQMGKDVELVISGEETELDKTMLEDLNDPLVHLVRNAVDHGVETTEERIASGKPAKAVVELTATQVGDHIRIEIIDDGRGMRPDVIRRKAIEKGLIDIETANSLDDKQSLQLIFLPGFSTKDQISSVSGRGVGMDVVKTNIQKLNGRVDIQSAVGEGSRFTISLPLTLAILPVLVVKVCDQPFAVPLAMVREIITIRQEHVQEVSGRATIVVRDEILSVRSLANLIGWEEVQLPQFGVLMQSAEHSFILAVDSFIGRDDVVIKPLQNIRPKGVAGATLSGDGSIVLVLDMEDLLASDTAETSAIKTSRFIEQFV, encoded by the coding sequence ATGAGTGTTTTCGGCGGAATGGAAGACCTATTACAGGACTTCTTAACTGAGTCTTCAGAGTTGCTATCTGAAGTCGATAATAAGTTAGTTGAGCTAGAAAAACGCCCAGATGATAAAGCGTTACTCAATGATATTTTTCGCGGTTTCCATACAATTAAAGGCGGGGCTGGCTTTTTAAATGTCGACTCCATGGTGAGTCTTTGCCACAGAACAGAAAATCTTTTTGATAAACTCCGTAATGCCGAACTCACGCTAAATCCAGAAATTATGGACGAAATTTTAGCCGCAACGGGTGTAGTTCGTGAAATGTTTGGCGAGATGTCCCAAGGCCGTCAACCTGCACCTGCAGATCCTGCGCTACTGAAAGCTTTAGACGATGTGCTCGAAGGCAAAAGTAGCAATGCTTCAACTGTGTTAGAAAGTCCAGCAGTAACACCTTCAGTTTTAGTCTCCACGGAAAGCAAACCAGAGCATGACTGGAAAAATTTGTACGATGTCTTACTGGATGAAAAAGAGGTAGCAACTCAAGTGACTAGTGAGCCATTATCAAGCGATATTGAAGTCAACAGCGTAGAACATAACGAAGTCTTGGCCCCAAGCGCTGCAATATTAGAGCCAATGCAAAGCTTAAAACCTGCGGCGGCGACAAGCAATGCTCGACCTCAGGCCAATTCACAACAACTTGCCACACAAGAAACTACCATCCGAATCGATACCGTTCGCTTGGATCAAGTTTTAAATTTATCGGGTGAAATAGGCCTCACAAAAAATAGGCTAACTACTCTGCGTGCAGACATTATGTCTGGAAAAATGGATAGCATTACGCTCAAAGCGCTTGATGAAGCCATTGGTCAGCTCGACTTACTCGTTGGTGATTTACAAAATGCCGTAATGAAAACACGGATGCAGCCAATCGGTCGTTTATTCCAAAAGTATCCACGACTTGCCCGTGACTTAGCGCGTCAAATGGGGAAAGATGTTGAACTCGTTATCTCAGGCGAAGAGACTGAGCTCGACAAAACGATGCTTGAAGATCTTAATGATCCATTAGTGCATTTAGTACGCAATGCAGTCGATCATGGTGTTGAAACGACTGAAGAGCGTATTGCTAGCGGTAAACCCGCCAAAGCCGTTGTTGAACTAACAGCGACTCAAGTGGGCGATCATATTCGAATTGAAATTATTGATGACGGGCGAGGCATGCGCCCAGATGTAATTCGTCGTAAAGCCATAGAAAAAGGTTTAATTGACATCGAAACGGCAAATAGCCTTGATGACAAGCAAAGCTTACAACTTATTTTTCTTCCTGGCTTTTCAACTAAAGATCAAATTTCAAGTGTCTCTGGTCGCGGCGTTGGAATGGACGTCGTAAAAACGAATATTCAAAAGCTAAATGGGCGCGTTGATATTCAATCTGCAGTGGGTGAGGGATCTCGCTTCACTATTTCTCTGCCATTGACCCTTGCGATCTTACCGGTACTCGTTGTCAAAGTGTGCGATCAGCCTTTTGCTGTTCCACTCGCAATGGTTAGAGAAATCATTACCATTCGTCAAGAACATGTACAAGAAGTATCAGGAAGAGCAACAATCGTCGTTCGTGACGAAATTTTATCAGTACGCTCTCTAGCCAACTTAATTGGCTGGGAAGAGGTTCAACTACCGCAATTTGGCGTATTAATGCAATCTGCGGAGCATTCATTTATTCTAGCTGTAGACAGTTTCATTGGCAGAGATGATGTCGTCATTAAACCACTACAAAATATCCGTCCTAAAGGCGTTGCAGGAGCAACCTTATCAGGGGATGGTTCAATCGTGCTAGTCCTTGATATGGAAGATCTACTGGCATCTGATACAGCAGAAACTTCAGCAATAAAAACCTCTCGTTTTATCGAGCAATTTGTTTAA